The region GACAACGTATACAATTGCTTCCTATACAGGAACACGCAATATGAGTAAAGCAGAGCCGTCCCGGGCATTGCGTATTATTGTTGCAGCAGTTATTACCGTAATAGCACTGATTCTGATGCGTATTGGCGGTCTTGCTCCGCTTGAAGTGCTGTCAGGTCTCATGGGCATACCAATTATTGTCATTCAGTTTCTGACGATTTACGCTGCCAAGAAAATGATGGATGAGGATGAGGCCTGGAAGTATAATATACGGAAAGAAAAGAAAACACAGCAGGGTAAATAATTGCTGCAGGAGCATGGTGCCTATTCAGGTGCGATGCTCTTTCTCTGTGCGAAGGTACAAATTTAAGCATATTTTCACAATTTGTGATCTATTTGTCCAATACCAATTTAAAAATTTTAATAGTATATATTGCATGATCCTTTAAGCGAAAGGAGTATTATTCATGAAGCTTTACTTAGACCCAGGGCACGGAGGTTCTGATCCGGGTGCCCGTGGAAATGGAATGGCTGAAAAAGATATTGTCTTGGATATTGCCCTCAGAATACGTGATATTTTGACCAGCGGCTATAATAGGGTTGAAGTAAAAATGAGCCGCACGGGAGATAAAAGTGTGAGCCTGGAAGAGCGGACAAATGAAGCAAACTCCTGGGGCGCGGACTATTTTCTGTCTATTCATTGCAATGCTTTTAACGGGCAGGTACAGGGATATGAAGATTATATTCACGACAGTCTGTCTGATTCATCACAGACAGCGATCTATCAGAATGTGATGCATGAAGAAATCATTGCTGTAAATCGGCTTACGGACCGCGGACAGAAAAAAGCGAACTTCCATGTGTTGCGGGAATCGGTCATGTCGGCACTTCTAACGGAAAATGGATTTATTGACAATGAACATGATGCTGCATTAATCAGTGATCCATCATGGCGCCAAACTGTGGCACAAGGGCATGTCAATGGTTTGGCAAGGGCCTTCAATCTGGAGCGAAAAAATGAGGAGAAGGCTTTATACAAAGTTATTGCCGGATCGTTTCAATCTAAAGATAACGCAGAAGAGCGTGTTGCCTATCTTCAATCAAAAGATATTTCGGCATTTGATTATACAACGACGCTTTCCGGAAATCGATGGTACCGTGTTCAGGCTGGTGCATTCTCGAGCCGGAAAAATGCGGAGACCCGTTTGAAAAAGGTTCGAAAAGCAGGAATTAAAGATGCTTTTATTTTGACAGAGGGGGACACTGGCGGTGAAAGTGGTCCCAAGGGGTATGCCATTTCCGGAGCGACTTTTTTATCCCCGGAATTGATGAATCAATACGTTAATAAAATGAATGCAGATGCAATTGAACTGGGAATCTATTATTTGAAATTTGGTGCGGATTACGGAATCAGAGGGGATATTGCCTTTGCTCAGGCGATGCATGAAACAGATTTTCTGAAATTCACCGGTATTGTCCAGCCGGAACAGAATAACTTCTGCGGCCTTGGTGCAACCGGACCGGATAATCCAGGTGCCAGTTTTGACACGCCACGAGACGGAGTTCTTGCCCATATCCAGCATTTATATGCATACGCAACGACGAAATCATTACCGGATAAACACCCGCTCGTTGATCCCCGCTTTGATTTGGTGACACGTGGTTCAGCCGGTTCATGGGTCGAGTTAAATGGAAAATGGGCAGTCCCTGGTAATCATTATGGCCAGTCGATTCTGTCACTGTATGAACGTATAATTGAATTCTCTATGAAAAACCTAGAAGAGATTAGGAAGAATATTTCGGCATAAACGGGAAGGATGGAAAATGATGCCCTCCAGCGGCATCATTTTTTTTAGGCTGCTAAAAAAAAGTATAAAATCTTACTTTATTGTTTAAGTGCAACTATGGCTGTCACCTAAAAGCTATCAAAATTCGGGTGATGTCAGGTGCTCCCATCGTGAGGTATACTTAAAGTATAACTTTTCTTTCCGGGAGGTGCGAGACGATGCAAAAAAGCAATCCATTTTACAAGAATATACTGTTCTGGGTTGTTATCATTCTTATACTTATCGTTGTGGCGGGTATATTCACATCAGGGAATTAACATTTCGAATAGTGTCCTATTTTATAATTAAATAGTTTCAAATAAGCCAGTTTATCTGTTGAGCTGGCTTTTTTGTTTGATGTGGAATCGGACAGATTTTCAGCCTGTGATATACAACTGAAATAATTGTCATTTGTCTGTAGTCTAATTCTCAGCAAATTCTCATTTTCTTCAAAGGTGATTCTTAAAGTAATGTTTTACGATGTAATCAGACATAAAGAAGAAGAGGAGAGGTAAAGTTGAGAAATCTTTTGGTAACAACTGCCGCGGGTGTATTGATTTTCACCGCTGGAGGATTTGCAGGAACAGGAGTTTTTCAGCCGAATGGGGAGGAAGCACATGCTGAAACGGGGGCCGGGCAAATGGATCAGCAGCGATTGGAGACCAATGCAGCCGGGAGTTTTCCGGAATTTAGCGTACTGGATGAACAAATTGATGCGGATGATTATGAAATGCAAGTTGTTGAGGATAACGAACATACCCGTATTATCATCCTGAGTGATGAAGACGGTAATGGCCAGTTCAAAAGTGTTTATGTAAAGGATTCAAATGTACTTAAAATAATCGATTTCGATCAGGGCATGGTTTTCAGGGGGACAATCGGATAGTAAACAATACAAGTGTGCAGCATTTTGGATTTTTTACCATGATGCTGTGCTTTTTTAACCCTGAAAGAATGAGATGTGATATGATGGCGATATGAGGGTGATGGATATGAAAAGTGCGGTACTGACAAATTATTTTCAAAGATTGGATCAGCAGCGTACATTATTTTTTAATAGTGAAACGATTGATTTTTCGAGAGTGTTTATACGACCTTTTCCCAATAAGTGGTCTGTCGGGGAAACATTATATCATTTGGTGTTGATGATTAAATTTTTTCGTCGGTTTTCACAGTTTTATATTCCGGTAACAACCCCCGTTGCTCGTTTGAGGAGGAAGAAGCCATTTAAAACGGAAATACATGACATTTATCGGGAGCATACCGAAAAGCAAAAAGGGCCGATGGACGCTCCGAAAATAATTGTACCGCCTCCAGGTTTGGCGGAAAAATATAATTTTGAAGAAATCAAAGAAATACTTGTGATGGAGACGGTAAAACTAAGGATGGACGTCAATCATATTGAGCAGGATATTGCCGGACACATCTGCTATCCTGATCCGATTGCTTATTATCCGAATTTGCTGCAAAGTGTGCAATTGCTGGCGATTCATGAACAGCATCATTTTAATCTCGTAAGAAAATATGAATCTATGTTCTAGCGCCACCGTAGTGCAATTCTCAATATACAGCATTCCAGATCTTCTAGCTGTGAGCTGAAAGACAGAGATAACCCATCCGGATTAAAGTCAACATCCACGTCGGATGTAATGCCTGTTGTTTGGATTAGCCGTTCAACCTCTTCCATATCGGATGCCTGTGCTGCATACATTAATTCCGTATCGAATGCTTTTGAATCAGCAAGTTTGTCGAGAACGATACCGGCATCTTCCATGAGTTTTTTTGTTTCATTTGCGGATTCATACAAAAGTCCTGCATCAACGTCAGGGTACAGCTGCTGTCTGGGATGGTGGTACGGACTATTCGGGCAGGAAGGGTTTTGACAATAGAACGGTACATATGAATAATACATTTTTGGATACACTCCTCGTCAAATATTATTCATTTATACTATGCGCCCATGCTTGTTTAAGGGACTATTCATGTGAATTGGGGGGAACATTTTTGGTAACGGTTGAACTTATCATCTTATTGGTTGTTTTATTTGTTCTGGCGCTCGGCGGGACGTTTTTTGTTTTCAGGCAGGAAGAAAAAAAGATGAAGCGGTATGAGCAGGAAGGGGACACAGTTGAGGATGAATTACAGCGTTCACGCGATTATGAGTCACATTCTCTGAAATCAAATGTACCAAGACTGCTGTTGATTTATGTAATAACTATTTTCCTGGGGCTCACTGCATTTTTTATTTATATTTTTTGACTTTTTCGGAGGTGGAAATGCATGGTAAAAGCTATTCTATTTGATTTGGATGATACCCTGCTCTGGGATAAAAAAAGCGTGGATACAGCTTTTCGAAAAACCTGTGAATTGGCAGGTGAGAAGTATGAAGTAGATCCGGCTGAGTTGGAGAACAAGGTCCGTGAGCAGGCACGTTCACTTTATGCATCATATGATACATATTCGTTCACACAGATGATTGGCATCAATCCGTTTGAAGGCTTGTGGGCGGATTTTTCTGATCCTGGGGAGGATTTTCATAACTTACACGAGCTTGCTCCGGTATATCGGAAACAAAGCTGGACACGCGGCTTGCGGGAAGCTGGAGTTGATGATCCGAAGTTCGGCGCTGAATTGGCTGAAACTTTCCCTGTGATGCGTAAGGAAAATGCTTTTGTTTATCAGGATACGTTTTCAGTGCTTAATCAATTAAAGGACGATTACGAATTGCTGCTGCTTACGAATGGCGCACCGTCATTGCAGGAAACAAAATTGAACCTGACCCCCGCGTTAAAGGGTTATTTTGATGCTATTGTCATTTCCGGTGCATTTGGAAGAGGGAAGCCGGACGTTTCAATTTTTGAACATGCGGTTGGACAATTGAAGGCAAGCATGGATGAGCTGCTGATGGTAGGTGACAATTTGCAGACCGACATTCTCGGTGCATCCAGAGCAGGAATTGCTTCTGTTTGGATTAACCGGGATGGAAAAGTAGCCGAAAATGTGCAGCCAACGCATGAAATTCGGAATTTGGAAGAACTGCTTCCGTTGCTGGAATCTTTGAAAAAGAGGTGAAATCGGCAAGGTGCTTTTGTAGCTGATTTGTTTGGGTAACCGGTTTAGCCGCTTGAACATCAACCGTATGAGCGAAACATCAACCGTACGGGCGAAACATCAACCGCACGGGGAGAACATCAACCGTACGGGCGGAACATCAACCGCACGAGCGAAACATCAACCGTACGGGGAGAACATCAACCGCACGGGGAGAACATCAACCGCACGGGCAAAACATCAACCGCACGGGGAGAACATCAACCGCACGAGCGAAACATCAACCGTACGGGGAGAACATCAACCGCACGGGCAAAACATCAGTCAAGTCCTTATCTATGTGTAAAAGTCCAATACAAGTTTTCAACCTTATGATGGTATTTATGTGAATTTGATGTGGTGGGAAGGGCCCTTCCCACCACATCAAATTTTCGCGCGCTGGAATCCTCTTCAACTTTTGTTTCGAATAAACCTTTTTTTATTCTTTTGTTGCCCTTCATAATCCATTAGTACTGCGCCAATTAGACGGAAGGCGGATTGTGTATTCGGAAATATACGAATGACTCTTTCCCGCCTTCTAACTTCTTCATTTAGGCGTTCCAATGAATTCGTGCTGCGTATGAATGTATGATATTTCTCTTCTTCATTGAGATACTGAATGGCATCATCGAAGCCTTCTTCCAATGTCTTAAGTGCTTGATTTAGCTTTGGATCTTCTTCGTAACGCGTGACGAACTCCTCCTTGAAGTTTCTTGCGTCATCTGGTGTAACGGCTTTAAAAATCCGTTTTAACCCCGTGATTACCTCTGACATACCCTTCTTTGGCAGTTGATCCACAATATTTCGTTTAAAATGAACGGTGCAGCGTTGCCATGAGGTTCCGAGGAATTCCTCCTGTATTGCTTTTTTGAGCCCTTTATGGGCATCTGAAATCATAAGTCTTGGTGAATGCAGCCCCCGGCCTTTCAGCTCTTTTAAAAAGCTTTTCCAAGCTTCGTAACTTTCGGTATGGTCAACCTTTAATCCGAGCACTTCCCGTTGGTTATCCTCGCTTATCGCTGTCGCAATGTAGACAGCTTTGGATACAACCTTACGATGCTCGCGAACTTTGATATACATGGCATCCACAAAAATGTACGGATAATAGGTGTTTGCCAAATTTCGATTCGCCCATTTATTGACGATAGGGTCTAGTTTCTCTGTAAGCGATGATACAAAGGACTTGGATACGCTCTCTCCACACAATTCTTCTACTACATTTCGAACCTTGCGTGTGGAGACCCCGTTCACCACCATTTCAAGCAGGGCAAGGACGAAAGCCTGGTCACAGCGTTGATACTTTTCAAAAATACTTGGTGAAAACTCACCGCTGCGAGTCCGTGGAACCCGTAACTTGATCTTTCCAATACTCATCAAATATTCTCTTTCATAATAGCCGTTTCGATAATCACGTGAACTACCAGTACGGGCGTATGGCGGAACATCCAAAAATTCATCCCGTTCCTTTTCCATATACTCATTCAGAATTAATACAGCTGTTGATTTATAGATAGCGTTCATATTGGAGTTCATAATCTCATCTTTTAACTTGTCCATGTTTAGGTTAAAATGTAGTTGGGTCATCATTAATTCCTCCTTATGTTTTTGTGGTTGAAAACATTGTATCATAGGAATTAATATGGCCCTTTCTTATTTCGCTTTTACACAATTATACGGACTTAACCAAAACATCAACCGTACGGGCGGAACATCAACCGCACGGGGAGAACATCAACTGTACGAGCGGGAACATCAACCACACGAGCGAAACATCAACTGATGCAGCAGTGTTATCAATTTTCATACTTCGCAACAATCGTGAACAGTGAAAATAAAAACCGGCGGATCTGATACCTGAGTCAGATCCGCCGGTTTTTAGCTGTTAACTACAAATCTATCGCGGTAACATCTTTAATTTCATCGAGTTCATGCAGTTGGTTGAGAAGTTCCTGTTCCGGGTGTCTGTCGATGGTCAGCATCATGATGGCGTCGCCGCCGATGTCAGAGCGGTCGACTTGCATGGTGGCAATGTTTACCTGGTTTCTGGCGAGCATGCTTCCCATTTTACCGATAACACCGGGTTGATCCTGGTGATGAATGATAACGAGGTGTCCGGTCGGTGTGAAGTCAACACTGTAATCATCGACTTTTACAATACGTGGTCCAAGGCCGTTCAACAACGTTCCTGCAACACTTCTGGAAGCAGACTTTGTTTTCACCTCGACAGTTAGCAGATTGGTGAATCCCTTTGCCCGAGACGTTTTGTTTTCATGGACGGATATACCTTTTTGCTCGGCAAGGAACAGGGCATTTACATCATTGACATGGTCTCCGAGATGACGCTGCAGTAAGCCTTTTACCGTGTTTCTTGATAACGGTGCTACCTCGAGTTCATTTAAATCGCCGGCATAAAAAATATTTACTTCCTCGATCACCTCGTTTGCCAAGTGGATGAGAAAATTCCCGAGTTTTTCTGCCAGCATGAAGTAAGGTTCGATTTTGTGCATGATTTCCTGTGGTACAGATGGCAGATTCACAGGGTTTCGGACAGAGTCGCCTGTTAAGCAGCGGATCACATCCTGGCAGACGTCAATGGCTACATTTTCCTGTGCCTCGATCGTGCTTGCGCCGAGATGTGGTGTTGCGATTACTTCCGGTAATTGCAGGAGCTTATTATCAAGGAATGGTTCTTCTTCAAAAACATCCATTGCAGCACCGGCGACTTTCCCCGATTGAATAGCATCGTACAGTGCATCTTCATCAATAATTCCTCCGCGGGCACAGTTGACAATCTGCACGCCGTCTTTCATCTGCTGGAAAGCCTCTGCATCAAGCATGTGTTTTGTCTCTTTCAGCAGCGGGGTATGTATT is a window of Virgibacillus ihumii DNA encoding:
- a CDS encoding N-acetylmuramoyl-L-alanine amidase, translated to MKLYLDPGHGGSDPGARGNGMAEKDIVLDIALRIRDILTSGYNRVEVKMSRTGDKSVSLEERTNEANSWGADYFLSIHCNAFNGQVQGYEDYIHDSLSDSSQTAIYQNVMHEEIIAVNRLTDRGQKKANFHVLRESVMSALLTENGFIDNEHDAALISDPSWRQTVAQGHVNGLARAFNLERKNEEKALYKVIAGSFQSKDNAEERVAYLQSKDISAFDYTTTLSGNRWYRVQAGAFSSRKNAETRLKKVRKAGIKDAFILTEGDTGGESGPKGYAISGATFLSPELMNQYVNKMNADAIELGIYYLKFGADYGIRGDIAFAQAMHETDFLKFTGIVQPEQNNFCGLGATGPDNPGASFDTPRDGVLAHIQHLYAYATTKSLPDKHPLVDPRFDLVTRGSAGSWVELNGKWAVPGNHYGQSILSLYERIIEFSMKNLEEIRKNISA
- a CDS encoding DinB family protein, which produces MKSAVLTNYFQRLDQQRTLFFNSETIDFSRVFIRPFPNKWSVGETLYHLVLMIKFFRRFSQFYIPVTTPVARLRRKKPFKTEIHDIYREHTEKQKGPMDAPKIIVPPPGLAEKYNFEEIKEILVMETVKLRMDVNHIEQDIAGHICYPDPIAYYPNLLQSVQLLAIHEQHHFNLVRKYESMF
- a CDS encoding HAD family hydrolase — translated: MVKAILFDLDDTLLWDKKSVDTAFRKTCELAGEKYEVDPAELENKVREQARSLYASYDTYSFTQMIGINPFEGLWADFSDPGEDFHNLHELAPVYRKQSWTRGLREAGVDDPKFGAELAETFPVMRKENAFVYQDTFSVLNQLKDDYELLLLTNGAPSLQETKLNLTPALKGYFDAIVISGAFGRGKPDVSIFEHAVGQLKASMDELLMVGDNLQTDILGASRAGIASVWINRDGKVAENVQPTHEIRNLEELLPLLESLKKR
- a CDS encoding IS256 family transposase, with translation MTQLHFNLNMDKLKDEIMNSNMNAIYKSTAVLILNEYMEKERDEFLDVPPYARTGSSRDYRNGYYEREYLMSIGKIKLRVPRTRSGEFSPSIFEKYQRCDQAFVLALLEMVVNGVSTRKVRNVVEELCGESVSKSFVSSLTEKLDPIVNKWANRNLANTYYPYIFVDAMYIKVREHRKVVSKAVYIATAISEDNQREVLGLKVDHTESYEAWKSFLKELKGRGLHSPRLMISDAHKGLKKAIQEEFLGTSWQRCTVHFKRNIVDQLPKKGMSEVITGLKRIFKAVTPDDARNFKEEFVTRYEEDPKLNQALKTLEEGFDDAIQYLNEEEKYHTFIRSTNSLERLNEEVRRRERVIRIFPNTQSAFRLIGAVLMDYEGQQKNKKRFIRNKS
- the serA gene encoding phosphoglycerate dehydrogenase, producing the protein MIYNVLIADPLSEDGIQPLQESEDINIEVNTDLTDAELIERIGDFEGLIVRSQTKVTREIIQHADNLKIIGRAGVGVDNIDLDAATERGIIVVNAPNGNTNSAAEHTMAMLMSLTRNIPQAFNALKNNEWNRKKYVGVEVKNKTLGVIGLGRIGTEVASRAKGQRMNIIAYDPFLTEEKADNLGIRFGTVEDVLKEADFITIHTPLLKETKHMLDAEAFQQMKDGVQIVNCARGGIIDEDALYDAIQSGKVAGAAMDVFEEEPFLDNKLLQLPEVIATPHLGASTIEAQENVAIDVCQDVIRCLTGDSVRNPVNLPSVPQEIMHKIEPYFMLAEKLGNFLIHLANEVIEEVNIFYAGDLNELEVAPLSRNTVKGLLQRHLGDHVNDVNALFLAEQKGISVHENKTSRAKGFTNLLTVEVKTKSASRSVAGTLLNGLGPRIVKVDDYSVDFTPTGHLVIIHHQDQPGVIGKMGSMLARNQVNIATMQVDRSDIGGDAIMMLTIDRHPEQELLNQLHELDEIKDVTAIDL